CTGAAACCGTGTGCCTACAAGCCGTCAGAGCCTCCTCACAGGATTCGTCTTGTGTTGGTGATGGCGTGCCTTTTGAAGAATGAGCCTGCGAGTTATGGTGTGTGGCGAGGTTAACCGGTGGCGGGTAGCCGTAGCGAAAGCGAGTCTGAATAGGGCGTTTGAGTCGCATGCTGTAGACCCGAAGCGGGGTGATCTAGCCATGGGCAGGGTGAAGCGCCGGTAAGACGGTGTGGAGGCCCGAACCCACCAGGGTTGAAAACCTGGGGGATGACCTGTGGTTAGGGGTGAAAGGCCAATCAAACTCCGTGATAGCTGGTTCTCCCCGAAATGCATTTAGGTGCAGCGTCGCGTGTTTCTTGCCGGAGGTAGAGCTACTGGATGGCTGATGGGCCCTACAAGGTTACTGACGTCAGCCAAACTCCGAATGCCGGTAAGTGAGAGCGTGGCAGTGAGACTGCGGGGGATAAGCTTCGTAGTCGAGAGGGAAACAGCCCAGATCATCGGCTAAGGCCCCTAAGCGTGTGCTAAGTGGTAAAGGATGTGGAGTTGCCGTGACAACCAGGAGGTTGGCTTAGAAGCAGCCACCCTTGAAAGAGTGCGTAATAGCTCACTGGTCAAGTGATTCCGCGCCGACAATGTAGCGGGGCTCAAGCACACCGCCGAAGCCGTGGCACTCGAGATTTTGTCTCGGGTGGGTAGGGGAGCGTCCTGCAGCCGGTGAAGCCGCCGAGTGATCGAGTGGTGGAGGCTGTGGGAGTGAGAATGCAGGCATGAGTAGCGAATCACACGTGAGAAACGTGTGCGCCGGATGACCAAGGGTTCCTGGGGCAGGCTAATCCGCCCAGGGTAAGTCGGGACCTAAGGCGAGGCCGACAGGCGTAGTCGATGGACAACGGGTTGATATTCCCGTACCCGCTGGTATGCGCCAACGCTGAATCCTCTGATGCTGACCATCCGAACCGCCATCTGTTTCCTTCGGGAGACGGTGGTTGGGGAGCATGGGACCCGAGGGGGTAGTAGGTGAGTGATGGGGTGACGCAGGAGGGTAGCTCAGCCCAGGCGATGGTTGTCCTGGGGTAAGCATGTAGCCCGTGCCATAGGTAAATCCGTGGCGCGTTGAGGGTGAGATGTGATGCCGAGCCGTTTTAGGTGAAGTGAGTGATCCCATGCTGCCGAGAAAAGCCTCTAGCGAGTGTACCGGCGGCCCGTACCCCAAACCGACTCAGGTGGTCAGGTAGAGAATACCAAGGCGATCGGGTGAACTGTGGTTAAGGAACTCGGCAAATTGCCCCCGTAACTTTGGGAGAAGGGGGGCCATGCCTGGTGAACCGTCTTTGCATGGGGAGCTGGGTGTGGTCGCAGAGGCCAGGGGGAAGCGACTGTTTACTAAAAACACAGGTCCGTGCGAAGTCGTAAGACGCTGTATACGGACTGACGCCTGCCCGGTGCCGGAACGTTAAGAGGACCGGTTAGATCTCTTTTGGGGGTCGAAGCTGAGAATCTAAGCGCCGGTAAACGGCGGTGGTAACTATAACCATCCTAAGGTAGCGAAATTCCTTGTCGGGTAAGTTCCGACCTGCACGAATGGCGTAACGACTTCCCCGCTGTCTCAACCACAGGCCCGGCGAAATTGCAGTACGAGTAAAGATGCTCGTTTCGCGCAGCAGGACGGAAAGACCCCGGGACCTTCACTATAGCTTGGCATTGGCGCTTGGAGCGTCTTGTGTAGGATAGGTGGGAGACTGTGAAGCTCGGACGCCAGTTCGGGTGGAGTCATTGGTGAAATACCACTCTGGTCGTTTTGAGCGTCTAACCCGCACCCGTGGATCCGGGTGGGGGACAGTGCCTGGTGGGTAGTTTAACTGGGGCGGTTGCCTCCTAAAGTGTAACGGAGGCGCCCAAAGGTTCCCTCAGCCTGGTTGGCAATCAGGTGGCGAGTGCAAGGGCACAAGGGAGCTTGACTGTGAGACGGACGTGTCGAGCAGGTGCGAAAGCAGGGCCTAGTGATCCGGCACCTACGTGTGGAAGTGGTGTCGCTCAACGGCTAAAAGGTACCCCGGGGATAACAGGCTGATCTTCCCCAAGAGTCCATATCGACGGGATGGTTTGGCACCTCGATGTCGGCTCGTCGCATCCTGGGGCTGGAGTAGGTCCCAAGGGTTGGGCTGTTCGCCCATTAAAGCGGCACGCGAGCTGGGTTTAGAACGTCGCGAGACAGTTCGGTCCCTATCCGCTGCGCGCGTAGGAGAATTGTGAGGGTCTGTCCCTAGTACGAGAGGACCGGGACGGACGGACCTCTGGTGTGCCAGTTGTCTTGCCATGGGCATGGCTGGTTGGCTACGTTCGGTTGGGATAACCGCTGAAAGCATCTAAGCGGGAAGCCTTCCTCGAGATGAGTTCTCCCTTCCACCCTTTGGGTGGGGTAAGGCCCCCGAGAGACGATCGGGTTGATAGGCCGGGGATGGAAGCGCGGTAACGTGTGGAGTCGACCGGTACTAATAGGCCGAGTGGCTTGAACACACTGAACGTTCAAAGCATCTCGCTGTGTGTTGTTCGCGTCCCTGTGTGGTTCCCAGAAAACAAACGGGTGCCTGTGTTTGTTAAGTGAATATTCGAGCTGTCTGCTTGGACGTCGAGTTTCCCGCGCCTTTCGGGGTGTTGGGGGTTGGTCGTTCGGTGGTTATGGCGAGGGGGAAACACCCGGTCCCATTCCGAACCCGGTAGTTAAGCCTCTCAGCGCCGATGGTACTGCATGGGAGACTGTGTGGGAGAGTAGGACGCCGCCGGACCTTTTTTGGGGTGAGGCCCCGCCGTTTTCACGGCGGGGCCCTTCTCATTTCAGGAGCCCCCTGCCGTCGGCTCGTTCGTTCGTTCGTGGCGCAGGTAGGCCGTCAGCAGGGTGATCAGCTCTTCGCGGAAGACGGTGATGTCGGAAGTGGGGCGATCGGCGAAGTAGCGGTGAGTGAGGGATTCGGTCGTGCTCACCAGGAACCAGGCGCCGAGACGAGCATCGCTGAAGTCGACGTCGGGTGCCGCGCTGAGCAGTTCGGCGATCGTGTCGACGAGGGCGTTCTGAAGCGTGTGAAGCTCGGCCAGCAGGGCGGGCGGCCGCGGCGACTCCTCGAAGAGGACTTGGTGGAGACGAGAGTCGCCCCGGTGAGCTTCTAGAGCAGTGTCGACGAACAGGGCGACGCGGTCGTTGCAGTCGGAGGGAAGTCCGCGTTCCAACGCTGCGACGACGACTTGCCGTCCCTCTTCGATGTGTCGATGGGTGAGCTCGAGCAGGAGCGCGTCCTTGTTCGGAAAGTACTGATACAGCGAGCCGATCGATAGGCCCGCCTCCTCGGCGATGCGGTTGGTGGTGCCGGCGGCGTAGCCGTGCTCGACGAAAACGCGAGCAGCCGCCTGGACGATCCGCTCCCGCGTATCCGAAGAACGCTTCTGACGTGGAGATTTACGAGGTCTGAGGGGCTTGGGGGTGCCCTGCATCGCGGCCCCAAAAGCGAGTAGAAATGCAAGTGATCGCTCAGTATCTTGGCGGCTGCCGATCGTTCGACGCAAGGAGCCGCTCATGACAGTCGACTACCTTGAGTTCTTCCCCGACTGGGTGCGGGATGCAGCGGAGCCACGAGGCGAGACGGAGTGGTGGTCGTGGCGGGGGATGCGAATTCGGCTGGAGCGGGCGATCGCCCCGGCCGCCCCGGTGAAGTACGTCGTGCTGCACGGGGCGGGCGGCCACGCGGAGATGCTGTGGCCTTACGTCCGGCTCTTGGGGGCGGTGGATGCGGTGGCGCCGGACCTGCCCGGTTATGGACTGACTCGTTGCAACGGACGGCCGGTGACGTACGAGCTGTGGGTGGACTTGGCCGCGGAGTTGGTCCGGCTGGAGCGGGAACGCGACGATCGTCCGGTGGTCGTCCTCGGGGCCAGCATGGGCGGGATGCTCGCCTACAGCGCGGTCGCGCGCGCCGGAGCCGACGGACTGGTCGCGACCTGCCTGCTGGATATGCGTGACGCCGAGGTGCGCGCTGCCGCCGCGCGGTTCGGATGGCTGGGGCGGCATTCGGGATCGCTGTTGAGCGGTTTTCGAGTTCTGGACGGGATGCGGGTGCCGGTGCGCTGGCCGGCTCGAATGTCGGCGATGGCCAACCGGCGCGACTTGAACGCCGCCGTGGCCGGGGACCGGTTCGGTGGCGGTGGACGGGTCTCGTTGCGGTTTCTGCGCACGTACATGACCTCGGTGCCGGAGGTGGAGCCGGACGAGTTCACGGCCTGTCCGGTGCTGGTGGTTCATCCGGGTGCAGACGGATGGACGCCCGTGGAGTTGAGCCGGCCGTTCTTCGATCGGCTGCCGGTGGAGCGGCGGTTGGTGATGCTGGACGGCTGCGGGCACATGCCCGTAGAGGACCCAGGGCTCGGCCAGATGGCGGACGCCTTGCGAGCATTCAATGCCGAATTGACGTCGTCCGTAGATGGTGGCGACCTCACCCACGACCGGGCGCGCGGGCAGGTCTAACGTTCGGCCCGCGATCGCAGCCGACGAGAGGCGGAACGCCATGGCGGACGTCCTGGTGGGGGGCGCCTTCGGAGCGTCGCGGCGAAGAGACGAACCGCGCCGTCCACGCGAAGCGAAAGTGCAGCGGCCGCCGAACCTGCGGGAGTTCCCGCGACGGGAAGAGGCTGCACCGTAGACGCCGATGAGGGCGGTCCCCCTGGACCCGACGGGGAGTCGCGCCCGAGGACGCGGCGGCCGCCGGCACGAGCATGCCGACGTGTCGGTCTACTTGTCGAGCCACCGGTCATGGACCAGCCGGATCGGCGCCGAATTGGGGTAGTGCAGCTTCTGCCGGCCCGCTCGGGGAGCGATCACCGGTCCCGCGTCCTCCAGTACGTCGTCGTACCTGCGGTGGTGCGTTCAGTCGTTCCGTGAGGCGGGCAGCTGGTCGGGTCGGCGAACGAGGGCCGTGTCGAGGGTCGCGGCCCATTGGCCGAGGAGCCTGCCGCGCCGTGCCGAGTCATCGGTGAGCAGATCGGCCAGGCCGAGGCCGCGCACGAGGTCGAGAGTCGCCTGCACGGTCTCGCGAACCCCCGGTACCGACTCGTCCGCGCCCAGCGCCTCGACCGTCAGACGGTGAGCCTCGCGGCCCACCCGCGTCTCCAGCGGGACGACCTGCGCACGCAGCTGCTCGTCGGAGCTCGCCGCCACCCACAGCTGGAGCGCCGCACGAAACAGCGGCGACGTGTACATCTCGCCGAGCAGGGTGACGACGGCGAGTGTGCTCGGGCGCAGGTCGGCGAGTTCGTCCAGCCGCTCGCGCATCCGCGCGATCCGGACGTCCGAGCCGTACTCGACCGCGGCCGTCACCAGTTCCTCGCGCGTGCGGAAGTGGTGCTGCGCGGCGCCGCGCGAGACGCCGGCGTGCTCGGCGACGACGGCCACGGTCGTCCCGGCCCAGCCGACCGAGGCCAGGCACTCGACGGCGGCCTCGAGGAGGCGTTGCCGCGTCGCGCGGCTGCGGTCCTGCTGGGGCTCCCGGGGGACTGCCTGCGTGGTCATCTCTTCCTCGGTTCGGCGGGCTTCCAGTCAATCAAATGCCCGGACGAGAAAACAATCAAGCGCGCTTGATTCTTTCTTGCGGGAGGGCGACGAGGGAGTGCCGGTGCGGCGGTCATCGACCGCGCGCCCCAGCGGACGCCTATCGCAGTCGCCGGTTCGAGTCGCCCAGAGCATGCCCGGTGAGCACCGGGTGGTGGCGGGAGTGCGAGGGCGGATGTCACTCGACACGACACGGCTTCGGCGAGGAGTGAGACTTCGTCCAAGTGGATCCAGTCCTGTCCAGGGTTTCCCCTCTGGTGTAGGCCGTCCCTAAGGCAAGCGGGTAACGAGCTCACTTCGTTGTATGCCCGTCCTAGTGCGTGTGGGCGCGCGCGGGCGTTTTGTATGGGGCATTGCAAGGACGGTTCTGTGTGCTCCATAGCGATTCCTTCGCCCGGCTCGCGAAAGTGGGTTCAATAATTCATGATCATCTACTTTCTCGAGAATTTTGGCCTTCAAGGGTTCAATCCCCATCCACGGCGACTACTCTCGGCTATGAGTTCAACTCACAACGTCATCCAGCGAGCACAGAGTCGTGCAGATCGGAAGGTCGCTCATGTCCGCCCTGAACCCCTCGGAGTCCGTCCGTGCATTCTTCGCCTTCCACCTCAAGCGAAACCGGGAAGAGAGGGGCTGGTCGCAGCCGGAACTCGCGACGAGGGTCCACAGTCCGAGCGATCTGGTGGGCGGGGTCGAAACGTGCTCCCGCCGTCCGACGCGCAAGCTCTCCCGGATGCTGGACGAACTCTTCGGGCTGGAACAGTTCTTCGAGGCCCTCTATCCCCGAGTCGTCGAGGAGAGCGGCCTTTCACCCGGGTTCGCCGAGTTCATCGAAGCCGAAACCGAAGCCGGAGTGATCAGGATGTACGAGAACTTCCTGATCACGGATCTCTTCCAGACGAAGGAGTACGCCCGCGCGGTACTTCAGGCCGGTCGGCCGCCGAACACGGTGGAACGTCTCGTCGCCGCGCGCGTGGAAAGACAGGAGATCCTGCACCAGGACTCCCCACCCATGGTGGTCGCGCTACTCGATTCGTCCGCCCTCAGGCGGCCGTTCGGTGGACGGGAGGTCATGCGCGCTCAGCTCGAGCACTTGCTGACCTCGGCGGAACTGCCCCATGTCCACGTGCACATCGTGCCCGAAGACGCGGCGCTCTCTGCCGGAGGATCCTTCACCCTCCTCAGTTCGGCGAACGAGCCCGGCAGGGCGTACGCCGAGTCGGCGGGCGGCCGCGGCCGAACGGTCGATGACGCGGCGTACGTCGCGGAACTCGACGAGCTGCTCGACCTGATCAGATCCAAGGCCTTGAACGCCGAAGACTCACAGGTCGCCATCCTCAAAGCCCTGGAGGAACTGTGAAGACGCAGTACTTCTCGCCGGCCCCACGAC
The nucleotide sequence above comes from Actinomadura algeriensis. Encoded proteins:
- a CDS encoding TetR/AcrR family transcriptional regulator, which gives rise to MSGSLRRTIGSRQDTERSLAFLLAFGAAMQGTPKPLRPRKSPRQKRSSDTRERIVQAAARVFVEHGYAAGTTNRIAEEAGLSIGSLYQYFPNKDALLLELTHRHIEEGRQVVVAALERGLPSDCNDRVALFVDTALEAHRGDSRLHQVLFEESPRPPALLAELHTLQNALVDTIAELLSAAPDVDFSDARLGAWFLVSTTESLTHRYFADRPTSDITVFREELITLLTAYLRHERTNEPTAGGS
- a CDS encoding alpha/beta hydrolase, with translation MTVDYLEFFPDWVRDAAEPRGETEWWSWRGMRIRLERAIAPAAPVKYVVLHGAGGHAEMLWPYVRLLGAVDAVAPDLPGYGLTRCNGRPVTYELWVDLAAELVRLERERDDRPVVVLGASMGGMLAYSAVARAGADGLVATCLLDMRDAEVRAAAARFGWLGRHSGSLLSGFRVLDGMRVPVRWPARMSAMANRRDLNAAVAGDRFGGGGRVSLRFLRTYMTSVPEVEPDEFTACPVLVVHPGADGWTPVELSRPFFDRLPVERRLVMLDGCGHMPVEDPGLGQMADALRAFNAELTSSVDGGDLTHDRARGQV
- a CDS encoding TetR/AcrR family transcriptional regulator, producing the protein MTTQAVPREPQQDRSRATRQRLLEAAVECLASVGWAGTTVAVVAEHAGVSRGAAQHHFRTREELVTAAVEYGSDVRIARMRERLDELADLRPSTLAVVTLLGEMYTSPLFRAALQLWVAASSDEQLRAQVVPLETRVGREAHRLTVEALGADESVPGVRETVQATLDLVRGLGLADLLTDDSARRGRLLGQWAATLDTALVRRPDQLPASRND
- a CDS encoding helix-turn-helix domain-containing protein gives rise to the protein MSALNPSESVRAFFAFHLKRNREERGWSQPELATRVHSPSDLVGGVETCSRRPTRKLSRMLDELFGLEQFFEALYPRVVEESGLSPGFAEFIEAETEAGVIRMYENFLITDLFQTKEYARAVLQAGRPPNTVERLVAARVERQEILHQDSPPMVVALLDSSALRRPFGGREVMRAQLEHLLTSAELPHVHVHIVPEDAALSAGGSFTLLSSANEPGRAYAESAGGRGRTVDDAAYVAELDELLDLIRSKALNAEDSQVAILKALEEL